The genome window ACCAACCACGACAACCTGCACGTGCGCGGCTACAAGGAGGAAGGCACCACGACGACCCCCTTCGACATGTGCGTGCTGAACGAGATCGACCGCTTTCACCTGGTACAAGACGTGATCGACCGCCTGCCGCAGCTCGGCTCGCGCAGCGCCTACGCCAAGCAGGCGATCGCAGGGGCCCTGCTGGAGCACCGGCGCTACATCAACGAACGGGGGGAAGATCATCCCGTGGTGAGCAGCTGGCGGTGGGATGGGTGGCGAAAAGGGAAGGCGCGCACGAAGGCGCGGCGCAGCTCCACAGAGTCCGACAATTCGTAATATGCCCACCCGGGCTTGGACACCCTTACAGCCGACTGGCCGGAAACCGGCCAGCGGCTGAAGGGCCGCACCTACTTACAGGCGACACTCCGTCGGACACGGGAAATGGTCATGCTCGTAACCGGCCGGCTGAGGGGCCGCCACTCCACGCAAACCAACAATTCATAGCTCCCTTCTGGGGAGCTGTTCACCCGAGACAATTTCAGCCCGTGATCGTGGCTCCAGTACGGCAGTTGGGTGAGATATGGTCGTGAGCGACGAGCGGGGAAATGAGCCCGTCAGCCTGGCGGACGAAGAAGCGGTCCGGCAGGTCGTCTCCGACTCGATCCTGAAGCTGTGGGACGCCGTCAACAACCTGGCCCGGATCCGCCCGTCACGGCGCGAACGCTACCGGGTGACGCTGTTCGGCTCGGCCCGCGCGCGCCCGGGCACCTTTGCCTACGAAGAGACCAAGCGCGTGGCCGAGATCGTGGCCTCGCTGGGCTGCGACATCATCACCGGCGGCGGCCCCGGACTGATGCAGGCGGCCAACGAGGGGGCCGCGGCCGGCGGCGGGAAGTCGCGCTCCGTCGGCATCCGCGTCGACCTTCCTTTCGAGCAGGAGGTCAATGCCTTCGTCGGCATGGCCTTCGAGCACCGCACCTTCTTCACGCGGCTGCACCAGTTCGTGATCACCTCCGACGCCTTCGTGGTGGCGCCGGGCGGCATCGGCACGGTCCTCGAGACCTTGATGATCTGGCAGCTCCTGCAGGTGAAGCACCTGAAGGACACGCCGCTGATCCTGGTAGGGTCGATGTGGCCGGGATTGGTGCAATGGGCCCGGGCCTCGATGTTGTCGACCGACCCGCCGCTGGCCGGCGCCGCCGACCTGGAGATCCCGCGCTGCGTGGCGACCGGCGATGAAGCGATCACGATCCTGAAGGAGCATCACGAGCGCTGGCGGAGCGGAGGGACGAAATGAAGCGCACGGCGGCGCGCGGCGTCGACATCCTGCGGGACAAGAGCATCAACCGATCGATCGCCTTCTCGCGCGCCGAGCGGGAGAGGCTCGGCCTGACCGGACTGCTCCCCGATGTGGTCTCCAGCGAGAAGCAGCTCATCCAACGCGTGCTGACCAATCTCGAGCGCCTGCCTCGCGACATCGATCGCTACATGCTGCTGTCGGGCCTGCAGGAGCGCAACGAAGGGCTTTTTTATCGGCTGGTGATCGACCATATCGGGACCATCATGCCGCTGATCTACACCCCCACGGTGGGCGAGGCCTGCAAGGAGTTCTCGCACATCGCGCGCCAGCCGAAGGGGTTCTGGATCACGCCGCGCGAGCGCGGCAAGATGCGCCGCATCCTGGGGAACTGGCCGCAGAAAGACATCCGCGTCATCGTCGTCACCGACGGCCAGCGCATCCTGGGACTCGGCGATCTGGGAGCCAACGGCATGGGGATCCCGATCGGCAAGCTGGCCCTGTACACCGCCTGCGCGGGCATCCCGCCCCAGCAATGCCTGCCGGTGACGCTGGACGTCGGGACCGAAAACAAGGAAATGCGCGAGGACGTTCTCTACCTCGGCTATCCACGCAAAAGGCTCAAGGGCCGCGCCTACTTCGCCCTGGTGGACGAGTTCGTCGAGGCGGTGCAGGCGCGCTATCCGCAGGCGCTGATCCAATTCGAGGACTTTCTGACCCCCAACGCCTATGCACTCTTGAGGCGCTACCGCGACCGCGTCCTGTGCTTCAACGATGACATCCAGGGTACGGCGGCGGTGGCGCTGGCGGGGATCGTCGCCTCGACGCGCATCACGGGGAAACCCTTCCGGGACCTGCGCATCATGTTCCTCGGGGCGGGCTCGGCCGCGACCGGCATCGCCGACCTGGTGGCCTCCGCATTCGTGGACGAGGGGCTGACGCCAGATGAGGCATGCCGCCGGCTATGGTTCGTCGATCTCAAAGGGCTCCTCGTCAGGAGCCGCAGGGATTTGATGGAGCACAACCTGCCGTACGCCCACGACCACGAGCCGCTCGATTTCCTCGGCGCCATCGACGCCATCCGCCCCGATGTCCTCATCGGTGCCACCGGCGCGCCCGGCACCTTCACCCGCGAGGTGATCGAGCGCATGAGCCGGATCAACGAGCGGCCGGTGATTTTCGCGCTCTCCAACCCCACGTCAAAGGCCGAGTGCACGGCGCAGCAGGCCTACGAATGGAGCGACGGCAAGGCAATCTTCGCGAGCGGCAGCCCCTTCGGCGAGATCGCCTGGAAGGGAAAGACGTTTCATCCGGGCCAGGGAAACAATGCCTATGTCTTTCCGGGGATCGGGCTGGGGGCGGTCGCCTGCCGCGCCCGCACCATACCCGACGAGCTGTTCCTGGAGGCGGCCCGCACCCTGGCCCGCCTCGTCTCGCGGGAGGATCTGGAGCAGGGTTCCCTCTATCCTCCGCTGGCGTCGATCCGCCGCATCTCGCTCAACC of Candidatus Polarisedimenticolia bacterium contains these proteins:
- a CDS encoding LOG family protein, with the protein product MVVSDERGNEPVSLADEEAVRQVVSDSILKLWDAVNNLARIRPSRRERYRVTLFGSARARPGTFAYEETKRVAEIVASLGCDIITGGGPGLMQAANEGAAAGGGKSRSVGIRVDLPFEQEVNAFVGMAFEHRTFFTRLHQFVITSDAFVVAPGGIGTVLETLMIWQLLQVKHLKDTPLILVGSMWPGLVQWARASMLSTDPPLAGAADLEIPRCVATGDEAITILKEHHERWRSGGTK
- a CDS encoding NAD-dependent malic enzyme, encoding MKRTAARGVDILRDKSINRSIAFSRAERERLGLTGLLPDVVSSEKQLIQRVLTNLERLPRDIDRYMLLSGLQERNEGLFYRLVIDHIGTIMPLIYTPTVGEACKEFSHIARQPKGFWITPRERGKMRRILGNWPQKDIRVIVVTDGQRILGLGDLGANGMGIPIGKLALYTACAGIPPQQCLPVTLDVGTENKEMREDVLYLGYPRKRLKGRAYFALVDEFVEAVQARYPQALIQFEDFLTPNAYALLRRYRDRVLCFNDDIQGTAAVALAGIVASTRITGKPFRDLRIMFLGAGSAATGIADLVASAFVDEGLTPDEACRRLWFVDLKGLLVRSRRDLMEHNLPYAHDHEPLDFLGAIDAIRPDVLIGATGAPGTFTREVIERMSRINERPVIFALSNPTSKAECTAQQAYEWSDGKAIFASGSPFGEIAWKGKTFHPGQGNNAYVFPGIGLGAVACRARTIPDELFLEAARTLARLVSREDLEQGSLYPPLASIRRISLNLAVNVAEKAYAMKLARAGRPRSLRKTIAAYMYEPS